The window TTGAGTGTCAGCCGAAGGTCTCCCCGAGCAAAAGAAAGGCGGAGTCTTTGGCCGGCGAGGAGTGTTCGCTGGAGGAACGTGCCAGCAAAAGGATCGACTGTTCCGAGGCGGAGAAGGAGCCGGCAGCGccggtggtcgccggcggcgaaggagaGGAGGCTCCGGCGAAGAAGATGTGGCGGCTGCCGCAGGAGGAGGTCGACTGGATCCTCGCCCAGTCGAACGAACCTGTCTGTTCCGAGTCCCGAGCGCTCAAGCGTGCCAACCCGTCGCTGGTGccgtcgccggaggaggagaagggcgaCTTCACGGTGCTTCTCTACGAGTGTGCCAGAGTCTGCTACGAGGAGGAAGAGAAGTTCGCGAAATTCCAGGCATGGGTCCGCTGCGAGTACGCCTCCAAAGGATTCGTGGAGGTCGACTACGACTACTTCGGTGAAAGAGCCGAGGTATTTAGGCTGAGCGACGAAGCACGCGACGAGGCGTTCAAAGACTGGGATCTCTCTTCAGACAGCGAGGACGACGAGGCTTGCAAGCTTGTGAAGAGGAAAGTTAGGAGCTTTTTCTGAAACAAAACGTTGTATGATTGATTTATGCTCAGAGATCATGGTTGTGCTTGTGGCTTGTCACGGCATCAGAGTTCCTCTTGTGATCTTGGTTCACCAATTCAATAAATGAATGCAATTTTCAGattcaacaaaaagaaaagaaaactttTCCCTGAAGATAATTCTCCTCTTTAAGATACTATACTACTGTGCTTCAATTCTCAGTCTGCCGAAATTGATGTGTGTTCTATTAATCTACGGTCTTGTGAGCTGTTGTTTGATCTGCTATTCGTGGCTAGCTATTTCATCTGTAGCAGGAACTTTTGAGAACAAAGGAGTTAAGAACCTTCAACTGGGAGGAACTTGACCTGAGCAAAGTGGAGGACAACGGCTTTACAGGTTTGGAATGCGTCCTTGACGGTTTCACTGGTGAATTCTATAAAATCTGCTGGTCTTTGGCATGAAAACTGGGCCCTAGTTTAAACTTAACAGTGCCTCCATCATCCTTTTACCAAAGAAGAGGAAGTAGCGGAGATGGTGATTGACCTATAAGCTCAATCCACTCTTTTGCTAAGATTGTATCGGAGGATTTCATATAAAAAAGATTGTATCGGAGGTCCTACCGTCCTAGAGCTCTCAGGTTGGATTCAGATCTCGAGTTTTTTACAATCTCATTTAATTATTTTCAACTCGTTATCAGTTCCCTGCTTCTCAATGGTGTCCTGGAACAACGTTTCAAATACGAGCACAGTTTATGACAAGGAGGCTCCCTTTCTCCGAACTTGTTCGTCTTGGCCATCGACACTCTTCAGCGGATATTTGAGCTTGGTACTGATGATGGCCACCCCTCTAAGCTACATGGCACAGGCAAAGCTCTGCAGATGATGCCAGGGCCTTTCTGACCCCCCTTCAACGGACGTAGTTCTAAAGACCATGAAATCTTCCGGTGATGCTGCTGGGCTTAGGCAACCAAAGCCCATTTTATTAACAGGCCTTTGTTGTACTTGTAGCCCGCTACCAGGCTCTTTTATTGTTGATTATATGCCTACGCTTAGAAATTTAAAATTCTTGAGGCGAGTATTCGTATGATGATTTTCTTCTATGTTATCATTTAGGCCAACAAGAAAAGGACAAACTGCGTCATACATAAAAGGGAAATCTAGATGAAACTTTTCTCAGCCGAATATGCAACAGTTTCACAAATCGAAAAACTCTAGAGACAACTTTTTTCATTCAGATCAGGGCACCAGCAGTGTTGGAATAAGAGTGGTCTTTAGGACCTTATGGGTAGCTGTAAACATTGTGGATCTTATACCTATCACACGCTGGAGCCACTCCTAGTGTTATGGTCTGCACATAAGGATTAAAAAAATAGTATCTCCTCTCACGCTGCTGATCTCTCTCACTTTTCAATCTGTTACGGAACCTACTTATAAGGACTAATTTTACCACAAGCATTATGAGCTGAGAAATAACTATTTACCACTATTATAGGACCCACGTATAACAACTACTTTTACTCTACACATTGCCCTTGCCTCAGCTCGACTCCAGATTTAGGCACCATCTTTCTCTCGTGCCTCTGCTTTTGCTTCCATCACACAAAAAGGCAGAGCGTCCAGCATGAGTAACGCAGAGAACTTGGCAACAGATCTGCAAACCAGGCGACGACGGAATGGAAAATAAATGTACCAACGATAGAAGATCAAATATTATGCATGAAAGGTACTACTTCTGAAATTCAGTCTGATGTCCCCCATATTGTTCTTCTGAAGAAGCTATCCTTGTTGTATTCCCACATTGTTGTTCTGAAGAAGCTATCCTTGTGTTTTGCACTGGATCTCTAGTTATATGATGAAAAATGGAAGATTTATTATCTTTCATAAACAAGCGTTAAGAATTAAAGCTATACAAAAAACAAATGTGCTTGGAAACCCAAATTCAGAGAAGAGCTACTAAGAAATGGTAAAAAACTAAAAACTGAAGCCTAATAATGTTGATCTTGCAGGACAAATTAAAGTTATCTATGTGCCGTCCATTATTCACATATGTCATAATGTTTCACCATAAAAATGAATGCCGAAAATGTATAAATGAAATATATTCCAACACTAGTGTTGCTGTGAGTTCTGGAAACAGTGAATGGACACGTTGCCGAGACTCGTTGAGGATGAAGGCCTGAAGCTAACTTGTGCTGCGCGGCTGGCGCAAAAAGTTTGGCCAGCATAGTTGTTATTCTTAGAACTGAGTAAtccatttttttctcgaatacgccggagagctgcgtatcattgtATCATGAAGAAAAGTGAAATTGTCCAATTACAACTCGTGGAGTTGGACTCATGCGGACTCATTAGGCACAAGGTGCACTAAGACAAAAGAAGCAAGAGACAACACATTGACTGACTACTCCCGCCTAAGACAACCTAGCCGATGAGAAGCTACGTGGTGAAGGCTCCAGCAGCGACGTCGACAAGAAAAAGCACCGCGACAAGTTCGACAAGTCGAAGATCGATTGCCGTAATTGTGGTGAGTTTGGTCAGTTTGCTGATGTGTGCGACAAGCCAAGGAAGATGACCAAGTCAGTGGCGCAGCTTGCTATCGCAGATGCGGATGATGAGCCATATGGGATGACAAACCAAGGAAGATGACCACTGCTCCAATTTCTACATTTTACCCGCTCATTTTCGTATTTTTGGACAATTTGAAATTGGTATGAAATATGGGATGTCAAATTCAGAAACGGGATAGAAAGGCTTGTATCCTGATCGTTTCTGTATTTTATCGGGATATCCCGTTTTTATTAATTCGGTATATAGCGTTTTTACTACTATGTGTTTGGTTGTGGCTATGAATTTATTATATCTTCTATCTAAGCGTGGAGTTGCGGCTATATACTGCACTACTATGTGTGTGCCTGTAAACTTGTTTGTGAGGTTGTGAATTATTATCATGGTTTACAATTACTTGCGTTATTATCATTTGTCTATTATTTTCATATACTCATGTGGGGTTTGTTGGATAACCGGGTACCATACGGATAGGTATATTTTCATTTTGATTTTCTGTAGACCATTCATTTTCTACATATATCCATTCGAGTTGGTTCGTTTTCGATATCCTGTGAGTCTGTATTTGTTTTCGTGTTCGATCATTCCGTTTTTGATATCATTTTCTTATTAAATTGTAAAAGTGAAAATGGTAACGAGGTTATCCCACTACTACACAATGCATCATCGCAAacgccccatcaccgccggtttgtttcgaaccggcggtgatagtctaTGACCGCCGGTTCCAAATGGATCCGGCGGTGATGTTaacatatcaccgccggttcgtattacgaaccggcggtgatatattaacatcaccgccgggttgtaatatgacccggcggtgatgtgttctccacttttttttctttcattctcccctccctctctctccggtatttttttcctcctccccctggCGTCCGCCCAtagccctccctccctcgtggtgccgccctcctccccattccccttcctcctcccacgccctcccatggcggcggcgccggccctccgccccgtcctcctccctcgtccccaacacgacgacgacggccgACGCCTCCCACCAGCCTCTACCACAACACCACGAGCCCCCACCGCCCGCCCATGCCGTGCTCGCTCTTCCGCCCGAACCCCCACCCGCGGACATGACCCCCCGCGATGAAGGATCCGGGCCCGTCGTCCGCCGCCCCTGAGCCTCCCCCGCCCTCGCccccgccggaggaggaggacggctgGGTGATCCTGCCACCCAGCGAGGTCGAGGGCATCGGCGATCCCAAGGTCATCCACTTGGAGGACCTGCAGCAGGAGCTCGCCCGCCTCTGGAGCCTCTCCGCCGCGCTCCAATCCGGCAGGGACCGCAAGGCGCAGTTCGCCGCGCGACTCGAGTCCGCATTAGAGGTAATAATAATCACTGAGGTTGGGACTCGATTGGCGCCCCTCCTTGCTCGATCCCTAGTGGAACTGTCGGATCCTGTGCGCTCTACCAATGGGTGGGTGCTCGGATCTTGGTGCTTTCCTTTTCAGCCCGGAATTATTCCTGGGAAAGGTTGGATTCGTCTCCATACCTTCGGTTGTGCTTCGAGTGTCAAAAGGAGGGGAACAATCTCCAGATCACAAGCCTGGAATTACCACTAGCATCACCAAAACAAGTATGTCTTTTTCTGTAAATCTTTCGTGGGTTTTCAGTTCTGTGTTCAAACTACACAATTTTAGGGATAATTTttcttctttcaaaaaaaattgtaccgcTAGGCTAGAGGACCTTTCGCATCATCACATGATTTACAGTTGCTAACAAAGAAAGTCATGAAGTGTTTATTGTAAAAAGTATGATCATTCACAGTGTTGTACGAAGTGTACCTTTGTGTCTGGCAGCGATCTCCTAGTTGCATGAATTGATTTTATTTTTTGTGGACAGAACTATTGTTTTATTTCACTGGGTTGCTTGAAATTTTCTAAGAAGAGGTATACTAAATATGAAACATTAATACTTTTGTCAAACTTATTGGATAGAGAACTAGTTCTCTGCCGTAAGACTCTTTATTCTGAAATTGTGTCTTTCCAAAACTTAAATGCAACGAATTTTTTTCAGGTGCTGCTGAATCAACGTTGCCAAATGGCTCTCAGAGAAGACCTCTGGCCATATTGGGTCTACAGCTATCGAAGCCAAATGCCAAAAAGACTGGCTATTTCAGTGACAAGACTGATTTTCATAAATCTTCTACTGTTCTGGGATATGCTGCACATGTAAGTATATCTagtttgattaattattataaaCTGGAAATTAAATTCACCATTCTTTTGTCAATTTCTTTGCCAGAGCATTTTGAAATACTATCAGTTTATGACTTCATTCTGTTCTAGAAGAAAGAAGATATTCAGATTGGGTGGACATATAACTAACAATGCTCTCCAGATGGTACTATTTTACAAACCTGACTGTTTGTTTGTTATGAATCATAGGCAGTCTCCCTCATTGCATCATATCTCAATGTTCCTCTTAGATATCCTTTGCGCTTTGGAGGTTCGCAGTCGTATATTCTTGATCCTTCGCCCTCAGTTGAACCATCATCTATAACAAATCTCAGTCAGTTTGTGTTATCATATTGATCTCTTTGACATTAGCCTGCTGAAAGAACAAAATAATCCTTTCAGTTTCAGATTGTGgtttgtatgatttttttttctatagaTTAATTTGAGATGTGCATTGAAAACTAGGATGTTCCGTACCAATTGCTAATCTGAATTGGAGAACTGTTGTTTTTCTGCACAGAAATGCAAATATCCTGGTGCTCTTTTGGGACAAGTGTTGTTTCTATGAAGAGAAATGCAAATATACTTCAAATACACTATATAGGTGTACTCATTTGCTACCTTGTGCCGTTTTGGGACAGTCACTGCATAAGCCTTTCTGCATGAGGCATTCAGTTCactatgtttttttttaatttttacttCCTACCTTCAAATGCAGATGGATTTGCTGAGAAAGGTTGGTGCAGCTAGAGAAGTTAATTGTTTTTTATTGTTTGGACATTAAAATGTCATGATTATAGAGTGGAACCAAGCATTAGCTAGCTTGATCAAATTATATGGTAGAATATGCCAGACATGCATGTTTAATGTAGAATAAGCTATATATTTTCCTGGTGAATGGCAGAAACTGAAAACATGTCTATTGTCTGCTTCTTTCAGATGTTTATGTCTATATTATTTCTTTCAAACCAAGAACTGTACTAATTCATATCCCATTCCATGTCAACTTCAGCAAGTACTGATACTAGGATTTGTGTGGAATATAATTGGCTAATAAAATGTGATGAGTCAGATTTATCCATTCACCTTTAACTTATGTTTGGGCAATAATCTCGATGTATGAGCTCATATGGTTGAATTCTACtgctataattatatattatatatgttgtacaaatgatgcaatattattatatgaaaatattttttttgatgggaAAAAGGTCTCCACCGCCGGTTTGTGTCTTCaaccggcggtgttgatgtctccatcaccaacggttctagatacgaaccggcggtgatgggtgcacatcaccaacggttctgtaaccggcggtgatggccccgCTATCACCAACGACATAAATCCAACGCCTcccgaaccgttggtgatactccttatgaaccggcggtgatgaggggtgctggagtagtgtcccgaccgttttcaaccctagtcATATGCGTGTGCACATGTGTGTGCAGCGGGCAGGTGCTTGGTCTAGTGGATGCGGTTTCTTAGGAGTGAGCTAGTTTGATCAGTTCATGCAGGTGCACGCTGGGTTGGAGTTGTGGCCGAGTCAAGTGAGTCATGGCGTGAAGAGTGGATCACATAAGCTCTCGCAGGTTGTTAGTGGTGCTCTACATACAAGGACAGGTCGCCTGCATGTGTGCTTAGTGGTTAAGCCGTGTGGTGTTTGGCCGGGTCGTGTGGCCAAAGCATGACTCATGGTGTGTTTATTTAAAACTTGTAATCAGCGTGTGCGAGGGGTGGTGAAGTGAAAAAAAAAGCACTGGTGTGCAGTGCGGCAAAACTACTCTTTTCGCGTGTATGTGTGTTCTACCTGTGTGTTTTCATTCAACGAGAGAGACTCAAGCAAGAAGAGCTTGATTGTTGTTTATACACCAGAGAGTGCGTGAGTTCAGGAGGGAGAGGTTGATCGGCTTGATGAGTGCCAACAAAGCTGACTGATGTTGTGTAACTTTCCAGTGCACATTTGATcaaacagagaaaaaaaaagaaccacaATACTAGCATGCTCTACCGGTCAAAATTAGGCCTACAATACTCAAGAATGACAATTGATCAACAGAACACACTTCAATTTCAGCATACTGAGAATTGAAGCGCAGTGGTAGGATAATCCTAAACCTAAAGTGGtgaattattgaagaattgAAGCATATTCAATTGATTTAGTAATGATTACTAgagaagaaaagggaaaggctcggttgcaaaaagaaaagagcAATGCTGATGCTGTGACAAACCACCGGTACCATCTCCTCTGAGCATCAGGCACCATTTCCAAAAATGGTAAAAGGGCTCATCACAATACTCAAAAATGACAACTGATGAACAGAACACACTTCAATTTCTGCATACTGAGAATTGAAGCACAGTGGTAGTATTCTAAAGAGGTGAATTATTCAAAAATTGAAGCACATTTAATTGCTGTAGAGGATCAAGATAAGACAACTTGGATGTCGTGACAAGCGACAAGACATCGCCTCTTAGCATAAATCATACAATGTTTTGTTTCAGAAAAAACTCCTAACTTTCCTCTTCACAAGCTTGCAAGCCTCGTCGTCCTCGCTGTCTGAAGAGAGATCCCAGTCTTTGAACACCTCGTCGCGTGCTTCGTCGCTCAGCCTAAATGCTTCGGCTCTTTCACCGAAGTAGTCATAGCCGACCTCCACGAATCCTTTGGAGGCGTACTCGCAGCGGACCCAAGCTTGGAATTTGGCGAACTTCTCTTCATCCTCGTAGCATTGTCTGGCACACTTGTAGAGGAGCACCGTGAAgtcgtccttctcctcctccggcgacggCACCAGCGATGGATTGGCGTGCTTCAGGGCCCGGATCTCAGGATCGACAGGTTCGTTCGACTGGGAGAGGATCCAGTCGACCTCCTCCTGCG is drawn from Panicum virgatum strain AP13 chromosome 1N, P.virgatum_v5, whole genome shotgun sequence and contains these coding sequences:
- the LOC120653525 gene encoding uncharacterized protein LOC120653525, which gives rise to MKDPGPSSAAPEPPPPSPPPEEEDGWVILPPSEVEGIGDPKVIHLEDLQQELARLWSLSAALQSGRDRKAQFAARLESALEVIIITEVGTRLAPLLARSLVELSDPVRSTNGWVLGSWCFPFQPGIIPGKGWIRLHTFGCASSVKRRGTISRSQAWNYH
- the LOC120655830 gene encoding uncharacterized protein LOC120655830, producing the protein MWRLPQEEVDWILSQSNEPVDPEIRALKHANPSLVPSPEEEKDDFTVLLYKCARQCYEDEEKFAKFQAWVRCEYASKGFVEVGYDYFGERAEAFRLSDEARDEVFKDWDLSSDSEDDEACKLVKRKVRSFF
- the LOC120655827 gene encoding uncharacterized protein LOC120655827; translated protein: MAGVECQPKVSPSKRKAESLAGEECSLEERASKRIDCSEAEKEPAAPVVAGGEGEEAPAKKMWRLPQEEVDWILAQSNEPVCSESRALKRANPSLVPSPEEEKGDFTVLLYECARVCYEEEEKFAKFQAWVRCEYASKGFVEVDYDYFGERAEVFRLSDEARDEAFKDWDLSSDSEDDEACKLVKRKVRSFF